In Macadamia integrifolia cultivar HAES 741 chromosome 12, SCU_Mint_v3, whole genome shotgun sequence, the following are encoded in one genomic region:
- the LOC122058215 gene encoding uncharacterized protein LOC122058215, with translation MDPSSSQSTGDRNVRVQIGGNKLNTNFGSQGIKLNNTWGSGGNDTIFEPREDAITPSAGDTSSPSVNAPEKKLTLFALRIALLEKTATGLGALGFIWATVILLGGYAIFQTRTDFWFVTVILLIEGARIFSRSHELEWQHQSTWTIADAGFHSFQALKSSSNWIYRAIRRITGPISEIQSGEPKEKTRDAKPSNQLTRTYDRQHEDKINRSKRTWRSSEVPLLPYVGWFFLSKNISKLFYWLQLLSAIACITLSVTRLVQLTNGDAIERVPETMNLRSALNIFYGLATAEAFLSLVGKLYWEWTITHRKLLEEVEQECHIGMISIRRFFYDAYAKCVDKSIFDGLKLDLVSFATELLASESRDEQLIGAGILQKFSTNTEFSNDTLQKIGTSTLVIERLVEMLNWKNAPEAEIRRAAAEILSILAGKKQNSLRVAGISGAMESISSLLYTQRSSDELFDQLGEKQIVLDREDYEFSTFSQLGLAILKKLARDHDNCEKIGNTRGLLLKIVDFTHTGEALLRNSHETDNRILAVKRSLKVLKLLARTSGSVGKHLRQEIVEIVFTVSNIREILRYGENYPQFQQLGIEILTSLAFDIEARESIGSTGGIIKQLFRIFFQEPNSEAQNHVRFAAGEAIAMLALESERNCSRILNLKVLTELMRALEDHSLCVNSARILRHLCKFAGKDCTEQLKGVSAAAPTVLKAIMTEKNKPQEVMLGLATQVFNFMTPQEASIMFNQTRIGKAILAGKLIEILKIYQYPSTKVPRMRRFAIELAILMMENNKATVQTFRDLGMEEVLEILRETTSEIECFNIFSGIIGLSRHNKSIHSLVDNALQLLADG, from the exons ATGGATCCTAGTAGTTCACAATCCACAGGAGATCGAAACGTAAGGGTGCAGATTGGTGGAAACAAGTTAAACACTAATTTTGGTTCTCAAGGAATCAAGTTGAACAATACTTGGGGTTCTGGTGGAAATGACACCATATTTGAACCAAGGGAAGATGCAATTACACCAAGCGCAGGAGATACTAGTTCTCCATCTGTAAATGCACCAGAGAAGAAGTTGACTCTATTTGCTCTTCGAATTGCACTTCTGGAGAAAACAGCCACTGGGTTAGGAGCCCTGGGATTCATCTGGGCAACCGTTATTCTTCTTGGTGGTTACGCCATTTTTCAAACCAGAACTGACTTCTGGTTCGTCACAGTCATACTTTTAATTGAAGGTGCCAGAATCTTCAGCCGAAGTCATGAACTTGAATGGCAGCACCAGTCTACATGGACGATTGCAGATGCCGGCTTTCATAGTTTCCAAGCTCTGAAATCGAGCTCCAATTGGATTTATAGAGCCATAAGAAGAATTACGGGACCAATTTCTGAAATCCAAAGTGGAGAACCCAAAGAGAAGACCAGAGATGCAAAACCCAGCAATCAGTTAACTCGTACTTATGATCGACAACACGAAGACAAGATCAATCGGTCAAAACGTACATGGAGATCATCAGAGGTTCCCCTGCTTCCATATGTAGGCTGGTTTTTTCTATCTAAGAACATCAGTAAGTTATTCTATTGGTTACAGTTGTTATCAGCCATAGCTTGTATAACACTTTCAGTAACGAGGCTCGTACAGTTGACCAATGGTGATGCAATAGAACGAGTCCCAGAAACTATGAACCTGAGATCTGCCCTGAATATCTTTTATGGGTTGGCCACGGCCGAAGCTTTCTTGTCTCTGGTAGGGAAACTGTACTGGGAATGGACGATTACGCATCGCAAACTGCTGGAGGAGGTGGAACAGGAGTGCCATATTGGAATGATTTCCATCAGAAGGTTCTTCTATGATGCCTATGCGAAATGTGTTGATAAGAGCATCTTCGATGGCTTAAAGCTGGATTTGGTTTCTTTTGCTACGGAGCTTTTGGCCTCTGAATCCAGAGATGAGCAGCTAATTGGGGCAGGAATTCTTCAGAAATTCTCAACCAATACCGAATTCTCTAATGATACACTGCAGAAGATTGGCACATCTACATTGGTTATTGAAAGATTGGTAGAGATGTTGAACTGGAAGAACGCACCAGAAGCAGAGATTAGGCGAGCAGCTGCAGAGATTTTGTCCATATTAGCTGGGAAAAAGCAGAATTCCCTTCGAGTTGCAGGGATTTCTGGTGCTATGGAATCTATATCATCTTTGCTCTACACTCAACGTAGCTCTGATGAGTTATTTGATCAACTCGGGGAAAAACAGATAGTTTTAGATAGAGAAGATTATGAGTTTTCCACCTTTAGCCAATTGGGTCTCGCTATTCTCAAGAAACTTGCACGCGACCACGATAATTGTGAGAAGATCGGTAACACAAGAGGCCTCCTGCTCAAAATTGTCGACTTCACACATACCGGAGAGGCGCTGCTCAGGAACAGCCATGAAACAGATAACAGGATATTGGCAGTGAAACGATCCCTGAAAGTGCTGAAGTTGCTCGCAAGAACATCTGGTAGTGTTGGCAAGCATCTGAGGCAGGAGATTGTGGAGATTGTTTTCACAGTAAGCAACATCAGAGAAATTCTCAGGTATGGTGAGAATTACCCACAGTTTCAACAACTAGGAATTGAGATTTTAACTAGTTTGGCTTTCGACATTGAGGCAAGAGAGAGTATTGGAAGCACAGGTGGAATCATTAAACAATTGTTCCGGATCTTCTTCCAAGAGCCAAATTCCGAAGCTCAGAATCATGTAAGGTTTGCAGCAGGGGAGGCAATTGCAATGCTCGCACTGGAGAGTGAAAGGAACTGCTCTAGGATATTAAATCTGAAGGTATTAACAGAGCTCATGAGGGCACTCGAAGATCATTCGCTCTGCGTCAATTCAGCCAGAATTTTAAGGCATTTGTGCAAATTTGCTGGCAAAGATTGCACTGAACAATTAAAGGGAGTCTCTGCTGCTGCACCCACA GTGCTGAAGGCGATAATGACAGAAAAGAACAAACCACAAGAAGTAATGCTCGGTCTTGCAACACAGGTGTTCAATTTCATGACTCCTCAAGAAGCAAGTATCATGTTTAATCAAACTCGAATTGGCAAGGCCATATTGGCAGGGAAACTcatagaaattttgaaaatttaccAATACCCATCAACCAAGGTTCCTAGAATGAGGAGGTTTGCGATTGAGCTAGCAATTTTGATGATGGAAAACAACAAAGCCACGGTTCAAACTTTCAGGGATCTTGGAATGGAGGAGGTACTTGAGATTCTTAGAGAGACCACATCAGAGATCGAATGCTTTAACATTTTCTCTGGAATCATTGGACTTAGCCGGCACAACAAATCAATTCACTCACTAGTCGACAATGCACTTCAGTTGCTGGCAGATGGTTGA
- the LOC122094816 gene encoding uncharacterized protein LOC122094816, with amino-acid sequence MDDLRPQSMGGNGNKWLQIGGNKLNTNWGCGGFKLNTTQGSGGIESIFDPVEYGDAIIPSPGDANSPSKPSVNAPEKKLTLFALQLALFEKMATGFGALGFIWATVVLLGGYAIVQSTTEFWFITVILTIEVARIFSRSQELEWKHQSTWTIAAASMHSFKALRTGSHWIVRILRRETQERTNEARPSYQLPRAYGRELKKKILEGKTSNQSRRTWTSSEVPLLPYACWIFQSKNISKLLSWLQLLSAITCITLSLMRLVQLTHGDAITPSRVCTETTNLRSALNIFYGLAMTEAFLSLLGKLYREWKITVCKLLAEVDKECEIGMISIKRFFYDAYSECVNGNIFDGLKLDLVSFATELLASHSSDKQIIGAGILQKFSTETRFSDDTLQKIGTCTSVIERLEEMLNWKNQPEAEISSDGVLDEPCEKQTVCDKENYEFSAYSQLGLTSLKKLARDHDNCEKIGNTKGLLLKIIDFTHTGEELLRNSQERDNRILAVKQSLQVLKLLARTSGSVGKHLRQEIVEIVFTVSNIREFLKYEPNSKAQNHVRFAAGEAIAMLALESERNCSRILNLKVLTELLRALKDQSLRINSARILRHLCKFAAMIALNN; translated from the exons ATGGATGATCTCAGGCCACAATCGATGGGAGGCAATGGGAACAAATGGCTGCAGATTGGTGGTAACAAGTTGAACACTAATTGGGGTTGTGGTGGATTCAAGTTGAACACTACTCAGGGTTCTGGGGGAATCGAGTCCATATTTGATCCTGTGGAGTATGGTGATGCAATTATACCAAGCCCAGGAGATGCTAATTCTCCATCAAAACCATCTGTCAATGCACCAGAGAAGAAGCTGACCCTATTTGCACTTCAACTTGCACTTTTCGAGAAAATGGCCACTGGGTTTGGAGCCCTGGGATTCATCTGGGCAACCGTTGTTCTTCTCGGTGGATACGCCATTGTACAGTCCACGACAGAGTTCTGGTTCATCACTGTCATACTCACAATTGAAGTCGCCAGAATCTTCAGCCGCAGTCAGGAGCTTGAATGGAAACACCAGTCTACATGGACGATTGCAGCTGCCAGCATGCATAGTTTCAAAGCTCTGAGAACAGGCTCCCATTGGATTGTTCGAATCCTCCGAAGAGAAACCCAAGAGAGGACCAACGAGGCAAGACCCAGTTATCAGTTACCTCGTGCATATGGCCGAGAACTCAAAAAGAAGATCCTTGAGGGAAAAACCAGCAATCAGTCGAGACGTACATGGACATCATCAGAGGTCCCCCTGCTTCCATATGCATGTTGGATTTTTCAATCTAAGAACATCAGTAAGTTATTGTCTTGGCTGCAATTGTTATCAGCCATAACTTGTATAACACTTTCATTAATGAGGCTTGTACAGTTGACCCATGGTGATGCAATTACACCAAGCAGAGTCTGCACAGAAACTACAAACCTGAGATCTGCCCTGAATATCTTTTATGGTTTGGCCATGACCGAAGCTTTCCTGTCTCTGTTAGGGAAATTGTACAGGGAATGGAAGATTACGGTTTGCAAACTGCTGGCAGAGGTCGACAAGGAATGTGAAATTGGAATGATTTCAATCAAAAGATTCTTTTATGATGCCTATTCGGAATGTGTTAATGGAAACATCTTTGATGGCTTAAAGCTGGATTTGGTTTCCTTTGCTACAGAGCTTTTGGCCTCCCATTCCAGCGACAAGCAAATAATTGGGGCTGGAATTCTTCAGAAATTCTCAACTGAAACCCGATTCTCTGATGATACACTGCAGAAGATTGGCACATGTACATCGGTTATTGAAAGATTAGAAGAAATGTTGAACTGGAAAAACCAACCAGAAGCAGAGATCAG CTCTGATGGTGTACTTGATGAACCGTGTGAGAAACAGACCGTTTGTGATAAAGAAAACTATGAGTTTTCTGCCTATAGCCAATTGGGTCTCACCAGTCTCAAGAAACTTGCACGTGACCACGATAACTGCGAGAAGATCGGTAACACAAAAGGCCTCCTCCTCAAAATTATCGACTTCACACATACCGGAGAGGAGTTGCTCAGGAACAGCCAGGAAAGAGACAATAGGATATTGGCAGTGAAACAATCCCTGCAAGTTCTGAAGTTGCTCGCAAGGACATCTGGTAGTGTTGGCAAGCATCTGAGGCAGGAGATTGTGGAGATTGTTTTCACAGTAAGCAACATCAGAGAATTTCTCAAGTATG AGCCAAATTCCAAAGCTCAGAATCATGTAAGGTTTGCAGCAGGGGAGGCAATTGCAATGCTCGCACTGGAGAGTGAAAGGAACTGCTCTAGGATATTGAATCTGAAGGTACTAACAGAGCTCTTGAGGGCACTCAAAGATCAATCACTTCGCATCAATTCAGCCAGAATTTTAAGGCATTTGTGCAAATTTGCTGCCATGATTGCTCTGAACAATTAA